A window from Roseburia sp. 499 encodes these proteins:
- a CDS encoding flagellin, with protein sequence MVIQHNMTSSNANRQLGINTNNKKKTVERLSSGYRINRAADDAAGLSMSEKMRWSVRGLHQASRNIEDGSSLVQVADGGMNEIHAILQRQRELAVQAGNDTNTPADRNAIQQEINALSVEITRIANDTTFNTKHILNSEGNLTHGPVTADTAVLTLVDTPGINTRNGSITGFFATNAEGSIRSQLLYGSSGAGTSWMNVEVEVGGQGYRLYTYDTTDMSAHCSITNNILAAGVESTFRYSDDNGTPIFDVVRTITKMANPSGNGGEVYKMDFAVKNLTGEAMTASIEMEFDVKFSSIGGGGW encoded by the coding sequence ATGGTAATACAGCACAACATGACATCAAGCAATGCCAACAGGCAACTAGGAATTAATACAAATAACAAGAAAAAGACGGTGGAGCGCCTTTCGAGTGGATACAGAATTAACAGGGCAGCAGATGATGCAGCCGGTCTTTCTATGTCTGAGAAAATGCGTTGGTCTGTCCGAGGATTACATCAGGCGAGTAGAAATATTGAAGATGGCTCCTCACTCGTGCAGGTGGCAGATGGTGGCATGAATGAGATACATGCTATTTTGCAACGCCAGAGAGAATTGGCAGTTCAGGCAGGAAATGATACCAACACCCCGGCAGACCGAAACGCTATCCAGCAGGAAATCAATGCACTTTCCGTAGAGATTACCAGAATTGCTAATGATACCACCTTTAATACGAAGCATATATTGAATAGCGAAGGAAATCTGACCCATGGACCGGTAACCGCAGATACTGCGGTGCTGACATTGGTGGATACCCCAGGCATCAATACCCGTAATGGAAGTATAACAGGATTTTTTGCTACCAACGCTGAAGGAAGCATAAGATCTCAGTTGTTGTATGGAAGTAGTGGTGCAGGTACCAGTTGGATGAATGTAGAGGTAGAAGTGGGCGGGCAGGGATATAGATTGTATACATATGATACAACCGACATGTCGGCGCATTGTAGTATTACGAATAATATACTTGCTGCTGGGGTAGAATCCACCTTTCGATATAGTGATGACAACGGAACACCGATTTTCGATGTTGTACGTACCATAACGAAAATGGCAAATCCAAGTGGAAATGGTGGGGAGGTCTATAAGATGGATTTTGCGGTAAAAAATCTTACTGGTGAAGCCATGACAGCTAGCATCGAGATGGAATTTGACGTTAAGTTTTCATCAATCGGAGGGGGGGGCTGGTAA
- the fliD gene encoding flagellar filament capping protein FliD: MAIRVSGMISGLDTDSIVQELVSAYSTKKDKYVKAQTKLDWKMDAWKDLNKKVNSLYKKAGNLKMSAAYTKKTTTCSDTTKATVTASNTAINGTQSLKINKVAKTGYITGALLTDNVTGATTLGELGVTGDAAIAVTTKSGTKHITLGRSSTVNDVVAQLKNAGISANYDERNKRFFVSAKDSGVENDFALTATNANGITALQKLGIYVNNSSNDAAYQAWAAYAGNTDAELANILETIKTYQGNASTPGSIAQLQQDSANRRTENTNLLNKVNYASSYKGLKETIGTMPTIVENGSDVTVQKQERLFELLTKSDELTDDERAELNTLKTQLGPTDEKWNEMQLQASIIKGFEANLLNDTLTSAERTELEGVRDDVHNAYAVGGGGAARIEELVGDDSTPDSWVGKIKANNDAIQANNTQIENKNNYINQHAILTSAAPASNNTTTAARVAILRQKIDFAVDQVNNPSDYNNADPNDPNGAKLVTAQDAVIELNGVTYTSASNNITVNGLTITALQETNGEEISITTSANAQGMYDTIKGFLKEYNELIKEMDTLYNAKSAKGYEPLTDDEKEAMTDKQIEKWEQKIKDSILRRDDRLSTVMNTMTMAMSQSFTLSNGKTYSLASFGIKTQGYFAADENEGYMYHIDGDADDEISSGNADKLLAAIQEDSDSVQEFFQQLTSNLYDELHGKMGKSTTSHSIYTIYNDKTMQKEYDDYTKTIKKWEEKVKDMEDYYYKKFSAMETALSKLQSQTSALSGLLGTS; this comes from the coding sequence ATGGCAATTAGAGTATCGGGTATGATATCTGGACTGGATACAGATTCTATTGTTCAGGAATTAGTATCTGCCTATAGTACCAAAAAGGATAAATATGTTAAGGCACAGACAAAGCTTGATTGGAAGATGGATGCCTGGAAGGACTTGAATAAGAAGGTAAACAGTCTTTATAAGAAAGCGGGCAATTTGAAAATGTCAGCAGCTTATACAAAAAAGACAACAACCTGTTCTGATACTACAAAGGCAACTGTAACTGCAAGTAATACGGCAATCAACGGAACGCAGAGCTTAAAAATTAACAAAGTGGCAAAAACAGGGTATATTACAGGTGCACTGCTTACGGATAATGTGACTGGTGCGACAACGTTAGGTGAGTTGGGAGTAACCGGAGATGCAGCGATAGCAGTTACTACTAAGTCCGGAACGAAACATATTACCCTCGGTAGAAGTAGTACCGTAAATGATGTGGTAGCACAGTTGAAGAATGCAGGAATTTCTGCTAACTATGATGAAAGGAACAAGAGATTTTTCGTAAGTGCCAAGGATAGCGGTGTGGAGAATGATTTTGCATTGACGGCTACAAATGCGAATGGAATTACAGCATTGCAGAAACTTGGCATCTATGTGAACAATTCATCTAATGATGCAGCATATCAGGCATGGGCAGCTTATGCGGGAAATACAGATGCTGAATTGGCAAATATTTTGGAAACCATTAAGACATATCAAGGGAATGCATCTACGCCGGGAAGTATTGCCCAACTGCAGCAGGATTCGGCAAATAGAAGAACGGAAAATACAAACCTTTTGAATAAGGTGAACTATGCAAGTAGTTACAAAGGGTTAAAAGAAACAATAGGTACGATGCCAACTATCGTAGAAAATGGTAGTGATGTAACGGTGCAGAAACAGGAAAGACTGTTTGAATTATTGACCAAGTCAGATGAATTGACAGATGATGAAAGGGCGGAATTAAATACGCTGAAAACACAACTTGGGCCAACAGATGAAAAGTGGAATGAGATGCAGCTGCAAGCTTCTATTATAAAAGGATTTGAGGCGAATTTGTTAAACGATACATTAACAAGTGCTGAGAGAACAGAATTAGAAGGCGTTAGGGATGACGTACATAATGCTTATGCGGTTGGCGGCGGTGGAGCAGCACGTATCGAAGAATTAGTTGGCGATGACAGTACACCGGATAGTTGGGTTGGAAAAATAAAGGCAAATAATGATGCAATTCAGGCAAATAATACTCAGATTGAAAATAAGAACAATTATATTAATCAACATGCAATATTAACAAGCGCAGCGCCGGCAAGCAATAATACTACTACAGCGGCGCGAGTAGCTATTCTTAGACAGAAGATTGATTTTGCAGTGGATCAGGTGAACAATCCGTCTGATTATAATAATGCTGACCCGAATGACCCGAACGGAGCAAAGCTTGTTACAGCGCAGGATGCAGTAATTGAATTAAATGGTGTAACCTATACCTCTGCAAGCAATAATATCACAGTGAATGGTCTTACTATTACGGCATTACAGGAGACAAATGGAGAAGAAATTAGTATTACGACTTCAGCAAACGCACAGGGTATGTATGATACTATCAAAGGTTTCCTGAAAGAGTACAATGAACTGATTAAAGAGATGGATACGTTGTACAATGCAAAATCAGCCAAGGGTTATGAGCCATTGACAGATGATGAAAAGGAGGCCATGACAGATAAGCAAATCGAGAAATGGGAGCAGAAGATTAAGGATTCCATTCTTAGAAGAGATGACCGTCTGTCTACGGTTATGAATACTATGACCATGGCAATGTCTCAGAGTTTTACACTTAGTAACGGAAAGACATATAGCCTCGCTTCCTTCGGAATTAAGACGCAGGGATATTTTGCAGCAGACGAGAACGAAGGTTATATGTATCACATCGATGGCGATGCAGATGATGAAATATCTTCGGGAAATGCAGATAAATTGCTGGCTGCAATTCAAGAGGATTCGGATTCCGTGCAGGAATTCTTCCAACAGTTGACGAGCAACTTATATGATGAATTACATGGAAAAATGGGAAAAAGTACTACAAGTCATAGTATTTACACCATTTATAATGATAAGACCATGCAGAAAGAATATGACGACTATACCAAGACCATTAAGAAATGGGAAGAAAAAGTAAAGGACATGGAAGATTATTATTATAAGAAGTTCTCTGCAATGGAGACGGCGTTATCAAAATTGCAGAGCCAGACAAGCGCATTAAGTGGCTTATTAGGAACATCCTAA
- a CDS encoding flagellin, with protein sequence MTLSFHQSEGGAGNDNPKFLMDDDVVETVIQSSIKYPDANGQMPSVMNLYNEDNPYLNVQCIIAGYGSSTPDYVKIGNYSSLIGNGFREGQGIYDSGYSVGWGNISLAPGAASTAYTTMYGVSDPLQNPILAGSHSTPVELYIQASDRAHTAIVIPLVDCRAEKLGVDALSVMSFDDAGASLDKIDKAIDKVSEYRSTMGAIYNRLEKAKSNVDNVEENMQSAESRLRDADMATEMVEYSKHNILEQTGQSMLAQAGKMTEGVLQLLQ encoded by the coding sequence TTGACGTTAAGTTTTCATCAATCGGAGGGGGGGGCTGGTAATGATAATCCTAAGTTTTTGATGGATGATGATGTAGTGGAAACGGTGATTCAGTCCTCTATCAAATATCCGGATGCGAATGGGCAGATGCCAAGTGTTATGAACCTCTATAACGAAGATAACCCCTACTTGAATGTCCAGTGTATTATTGCTGGGTATGGGAGTTCCACACCAGACTATGTAAAGATAGGGAATTATAGCAGTCTGATAGGAAATGGATTTCGAGAAGGGCAGGGCATTTATGATTCAGGATATTCCGTAGGCTGGGGTAATATCAGCCTTGCACCGGGAGCAGCATCAACAGCATATACCACTATGTATGGCGTATCAGATCCATTGCAGAATCCGATACTGGCAGGAAGTCATTCTACACCGGTAGAACTCTATATTCAAGCAAGTGACCGGGCACATACGGCAATTGTCATTCCACTGGTAGATTGCCGGGCAGAGAAACTGGGGGTAGATGCACTGAGTGTCATGTCCTTTGATGATGCAGGAGCATCACTGGATAAAATAGATAAGGCAATAGATAAGGTATCAGAATATCGTTCGACGATGGGAGCTATCTATAATCGCCTGGAAAAGGCAAAGAGCAATGTGGATAATGTAGAAGAGAACATGCAGTCAGCAGAATCCAGACTCCGAGATGCCGACATGGCAACGGAAATGGTAGAATATTCCAAACATAACATTCTGGAGCAGACGGGACAATCTATGCTGGCACAGGCAGGCAAGATGACAGAAGGAGTATTGCAGTTATTGCAATAA
- a CDS encoding flagellar protein FlaG, with product MAIEAVNTTGVAYQGSSQNQTVEITNVEANSETEASALKDNGNVRRQAQELNIDNGNDATENKMQSPTEALKKAVEEINKRVTNSEAVFGIHEETNRVTIKIVDKDSRKVLKEYPPEKTLDMIAKVWELAGILVDEKG from the coding sequence ATGGCAATAGAAGCAGTCAATACTACTGGGGTGGCATATCAGGGAAGTAGCCAGAATCAAACAGTAGAAATAACAAATGTCGAGGCCAACAGTGAAACAGAAGCCAGTGCATTAAAAGATAACGGAAATGTACGGCGACAGGCGCAGGAACTAAATATAGATAATGGAAATGATGCAACAGAGAATAAGATGCAGTCACCAACTGAGGCACTGAAAAAGGCGGTAGAAGAAATTAATAAGCGAGTTACTAACTCAGAGGCAGTATTTGGCATTCATGAAGAAACCAATCGTGTAACAATTAAGATAGTTGATAAAGATTCACGAAAAGTATTAAAGGAGTATCCGCCGGAAAAGACACTTGATATGATTGCAAAAGTGTGGGAACTGGCAGGAATTTTGGTGGATGAGAAAGGATAG
- a CDS encoding flagellin N-terminal helical domain-containing protein → MRITNSMISRNSMNNMNANKTNVNTLNNQMSSQKKISRPSEDPVVAIRALRLRSNLNELNQYFEKNIPDAESWMEITESALKNMKDILTSVRTQCDQGANDSLTAEDRNAILKNLQSLRKQVYAESNADYAGRTVFTGYKTNSTMTFLKDDSDIKYSIKEPVSYENIEEKNYYSNLVTIPTTTTGVTGGVAIADMPQQVTNKRIRLAYDNLGDINAADLKYIAADGTETSLDGYRYTDARGTAHTVSVNTTTDYTTWANGGYQVGDDEIIYLKETGELILGKDIANQISSQKMQLSANYTKQGFKTGELRPEQYFDCKNITDSNNVITYTKEKQEISYTIAFNQTLVVNTQGSDVFDSSIGRDVDDLTDAVEAAIAAHDKVDKIKAMMEETQYSDTVSQEGLKQWLEAAEKEAAYADDNMQKLYSQGITKFDGYLSNVVLATTDLGSRADRLNLTKNRMSNQQATYEELKSNNEDKDLSDIIIEYTSAYTAYQASLQASAKANSQTLLNYL, encoded by the coding sequence ATGAGAATTACTAACAGTATGATTAGCAGAAATAGCATGAATAATATGAATGCCAATAAGACCAATGTAAATACTCTGAATAATCAGATGTCTAGTCAGAAGAAAATATCCAGACCTTCCGAAGACCCGGTTGTTGCAATTCGTGCGCTGCGTTTGAGAAGTAATTTGAATGAATTGAATCAATATTTTGAAAAGAATATTCCGGATGCAGAATCCTGGATGGAGATTACGGAAAGTGCTTTAAAGAACATGAAGGATATCTTGACTTCAGTGCGTACCCAATGTGATCAGGGAGCCAATGATTCTCTTACAGCGGAAGATAGAAACGCTATCCTGAAAAATCTTCAGTCTTTGCGGAAACAGGTCTATGCAGAAAGTAATGCGGATTATGCCGGAAGAACTGTGTTTACCGGATATAAGACCAACTCCACCATGACTTTTTTGAAGGATGACTCTGACATAAAATATAGTATTAAAGAACCGGTATCCTATGAGAATATAGAGGAAAAGAATTATTATAGTAATTTAGTTACGATTCCTACAACGACCACAGGTGTTACCGGAGGAGTTGCGATAGCGGATATGCCACAGCAGGTGACGAATAAGCGAATTCGCTTGGCTTATGATAATTTGGGAGACATAAATGCGGCAGACTTGAAGTACATTGCAGCAGATGGAACAGAAACATCATTGGATGGTTATCGTTATACAGATGCAAGGGGAACAGCGCATACGGTAAGTGTAAACACAACCACAGATTATACCACATGGGCAAATGGCGGCTATCAGGTAGGTGATGATGAGATCATTTATCTGAAAGAAACCGGAGAGTTGATTCTTGGAAAGGATATTGCAAACCAGATAAGTAGCCAAAAAATGCAGTTATCTGCAAATTACACAAAACAGGGCTTTAAGACCGGAGAACTGAGACCGGAGCAGTATTTTGATTGTAAGAATATTACGGATTCGAATAATGTAATAACTTATACGAAGGAGAAGCAGGAAATCTCATATACAATCGCGTTTAATCAGACATTGGTAGTAAATACGCAAGGCTCTGATGTGTTCGATTCTTCTATCGGAAGAGATGTGGATGATTTAACAGATGCAGTAGAAGCTGCGATTGCAGCACATGATAAAGTGGATAAGATTAAGGCTATGATGGAGGAGACACAGTATTCTGATACAGTATCTCAAGAGGGGCTGAAACAGTGGTTGGAAGCAGCAGAAAAGGAAGCTGCCTATGCAGACGACAATATGCAGAAACTTTATTCTCAGGGAATTACTAAGTTTGATGGATATTTAAGTAATGTAGTATTAGCAACAACGGATTTGGGAAGCCGTGCAGACCGTCTGAATCTGACAAAAAACAGAATGTCTAATCAGCAGGCAACTTATGAAGAGTTAAAATCAAATAATGAAGACAAAGATTTGTCAGATATTATTATTGAATATACTTCTGCTTATACGGCATACCAGGCATCCTTGCAGGCTTCTGCGAAAGCAAACAGTCAGACATTATTAAATTACTTATAG
- the csrA gene encoding carbon storage regulator CsrA yields MLALTRKKGESIIINNNIEISILEMRGDQVKIGISAPKEVPVYRKEVYLQIQEENKAAITAESLQALKNIL; encoded by the coding sequence ATGCTGGCATTAACCAGAAAAAAAGGTGAATCTATCATTATTAACAACAACATTGAAATCAGTATTCTGGAAATGCGTGGTGATCAGGTGAAGATAGGAATTAGCGCACCAAAGGAAGTTCCTGTTTACCGGAAGGAAGTATATTTGCAGATACAGGAAGAAAATAAGGCGGCAATTACTGCGGAAAGCTTACAGGCGTTAAAAAATATATTATAA
- the fliS gene encoding flagellar export chaperone FliS, with protein MIANKGYAAYNNSKLMTASPGELTLMLYEGAIKFCNIAIVAIENKDIQKAHINIVKVENIIEEFRATLDHKYPVAEDFEKVYVYIYDRLVEANMKKDKEILEEVLKHLRTMRDTWKEVMVRAKQ; from the coding sequence ATGATTGCAAACAAAGGATATGCAGCTTATAACAACAGTAAACTTATGACAGCTTCACCGGGAGAATTGACTCTTATGTTGTATGAAGGGGCAATCAAATTCTGCAATATTGCTATTGTAGCAATAGAGAATAAGGATATTCAAAAGGCTCATATCAATATTGTAAAGGTGGAAAATATCATAGAGGAATTTCGTGCGACTTTGGATCATAAGTATCCGGTAGCAGAAGATTTTGAGAAAGTCTATGTATATATTTATGACCGGTTGGTAGAAGCTAATATGAAAAAGGATAAAGAGATTTTAGAAGAGGTATTAAAGCATCTTCGTACTATGCGTGATACATGGAAAGAAGTTATGGTTCGTGCCAAACAGTAA
- the fliW gene encoding flagellar assembly protein FliW has product MKVNTRLFGEIEIEKDKIICFENGIIGFPDCKQFTLIFDETEDGERKNISWLQSLDEPSFALPVMDPLLVKEDYNPQVEYELLKSLGNLTEENTYVLVTVTVPTDVKKISVNLRAPIVINVDELKGEQLIVEDSFPVKYMVYDILQSKKAKAGE; this is encoded by the coding sequence ATGAAGGTAAATACAAGGCTATTTGGGGAAATTGAGATTGAGAAAGACAAGATAATCTGCTTTGAAAATGGAATCATTGGATTTCCGGATTGCAAACAGTTTACGTTAATTTTTGATGAGACAGAAGATGGAGAGCGAAAAAATATCTCATGGTTACAGTCCTTAGATGAGCCTTCCTTTGCGCTTCCGGTCATGGATCCATTATTGGTGAAAGAAGATTATAATCCACAGGTAGAATATGAGCTACTAAAAAGTTTGGGAAATCTTACAGAAGAAAATACATATGTATTAGTAACTGTTACGGTACCAACAGATGTTAAGAAAATAAGTGTTAATCTGAGGGCTCCGATTGTTATTAATGTAGATGAATTGAAGGGAGAACAGTTAATTGTAGAAGACAGTTTTCCGGTAAAATATATGGTATACGATATTTTACAGAGCAAAAAGGCGAAGGCGGGTGAATAG
- the flgN gene encoding flagellar export chaperone FlgN — translation MQDKEYIAILQQSLEKKNRILDLIVEKNKEQRILFTDETLPPERLEENIKEKGDLVDQLNQLDDGFEQVYNRVREILNKEKEAYRDEIKKMQELIREITDKSATIQAQEQRNKELAAQKFASVKKEIRKARTSTKAASQYYKSMAKTNVVDSQFLDKKK, via the coding sequence ATGCAGGATAAAGAATATATTGCAATTTTACAACAGAGTCTGGAAAAGAAAAATCGAATCCTAGATTTGATTGTTGAAAAAAATAAGGAACAGCGTATTCTTTTTACGGATGAGACCCTTCCGCCGGAAAGGCTAGAAGAAAATATAAAGGAAAAGGGAGACTTGGTCGATCAGTTGAACCAACTGGATGACGGGTTTGAACAGGTTTATAACCGGGTAAGAGAGATTTTGAATAAAGAAAAGGAAGCTTACCGGGATGAAATCAAGAAGATGCAGGAATTGATTCGGGAAATTACAGACAAGAGTGCTACAATACAGGCACAGGAGCAGAGAAATAAAGAACTTGCTGCTCAAAAGTTTGCATCGGTGAAGAAAGAAATTCGGAAAGCCCGTACCAGCACGAAGGCTGCCAGCCAGTATTATAAGAGTATGGCGAAAACGAATGTAGTAGACTCACAGTTTTTGGATAAGAAGAAATAA
- the flgK gene encoding flagellar hook-associated protein FlgK — MPSTFFGLTISSSALTSFQAATNTVANNISNVNTKGYTRQQAIRVAAEALRVNQKYGMAGSGVDTTEIKQIRDFYYDVKYWENNAKVGLYDTKLYYMQQIEDYLIDDDTAKGFSTILDEMFNALNTLNSNPNDLDKRQQFISKSQSFATFFNSLSTGLGKIQEDCNKEIATQVENINSISQKIALLNKQINVIELQGTNANELRDQRALLVDELSELVPVEVIETKVTNSNYPDMYTGATDYVLKIDGKTLVNNFEYNTLKCVARDEKVNQSDVEGLYDICWEGSNIPFNPASKASDGRLRALFEIRDGNNAEGFSGSVQEVTAGTGGDVVTLKNPSITDINYMTMPSEGIITMNNKDYKYTGFSYDEATQTYKFQLDQTLSVEEKNRIMGKKVAIGQNIDAMGIPYYQAQANAFLREFAKQFNEIQKKGVTLDGTAGDSFFVAEKPDGSEWNFGDYTATTGNSMSSSGNYYYMLTGANVVVTDNVVRTPQNLVTLTADELANGTDNPSLVNEMALLYKDVKMFRGAGANEFLQCLISDNSVDTEKASLFLKNYSNISETIVQKRMSISGVDEDEEALDMLKFQNAYNLASKMIQTMSEMYDRLILETGV; from the coding sequence ATGCCATCAACATTTTTTGGATTAACAATTTCAAGTTCAGCCCTGACATCCTTTCAGGCAGCAACGAATACCGTAGCAAATAATATTTCGAATGTAAATACAAAAGGTTATACCAGACAGCAGGCAATCCGTGTGGCAGCAGAAGCCCTTAGAGTCAACCAGAAGTATGGTATGGCGGGCAGTGGTGTAGATACCACTGAGATTAAGCAGATTCGTGATTTCTATTATGATGTGAAGTATTGGGAGAACAACGCGAAGGTTGGACTTTATGATACAAAGTTATATTACATGCAGCAGATAGAGGATTACCTGATAGATGATGACACTGCAAAGGGATTTTCTACTATATTGGATGAAATGTTTAATGCACTGAATACCTTAAATAGTAATCCGAATGATTTGGACAAGCGTCAACAGTTCATTAGTAAGTCTCAGAGCTTTGCAACTTTTTTTAATAGTTTAAGTACCGGACTTGGTAAGATTCAGGAAGATTGTAATAAGGAAATCGCGACTCAGGTAGAGAATATTAATTCCATTTCACAAAAGATAGCATTATTGAATAAACAGATTAATGTGATTGAACTTCAGGGAACCAATGCCAATGAACTGAGAGATCAGCGAGCTCTTTTGGTAGACGAGCTTTCCGAATTAGTTCCGGTAGAAGTAATCGAGACAAAAGTTACCAACAGTAATTACCCGGACATGTATACCGGTGCAACGGATTATGTATTAAAAATTGATGGAAAGACTTTAGTTAATAATTTTGAATATAATACATTAAAATGTGTTGCGAGAGATGAGAAGGTAAATCAGTCTGATGTAGAAGGACTTTATGATATTTGTTGGGAAGGCAGTAACATTCCGTTTAATCCTGCAAGTAAGGCATCTGACGGAAGATTAAGAGCATTATTTGAAATCCGTGATGGAAATAATGCAGAAGGGTTCAGTGGAAGTGTGCAGGAAGTTACTGCCGGTACAGGCGGAGATGTAGTTACTTTAAAGAATCCAAGTATTACTGACATCAATTACATGACCATGCCGTCTGAAGGTATTATTACCATGAATAATAAGGATTATAAGTATACGGGATTTTCTTATGATGAAGCAACCCAGACCTATAAGTTCCAATTAGACCAGACCCTTTCCGTAGAGGAAAAAAATCGGATTATGGGAAAAAAGGTAGCAATCGGACAGAACATTGATGCCATGGGAATTCCTTATTATCAGGCACAGGCAAATGCGTTTTTAAGAGAGTTTGCAAAACAGTTTAATGAGATTCAGAAAAAAGGTGTCACCTTGGATGGGACAGCTGGCGATTCCTTCTTTGTGGCAGAAAAGCCGGATGGAAGTGAATGGAACTTTGGAGATTATACAGCAACCACAGGAAATAGCATGAGTAGTTCAGGAAACTATTATTACATGTTGACAGGTGCAAATGTAGTGGTGACGGATAATGTAGTAAGGACGCCGCAGAATTTGGTAACTCTTACAGCAGACGAATTAGCAAATGGTACAGATAATCCATCACTGGTAAATGAAATGGCGTTGCTGTACAAGGATGTAAAGATGTTCCGAGGAGCCGGAGCAAATGAATTCTTACAGTGCTTGATTAGTGATAATTCGGTAGATACAGAAAAGGCAAGTCTTTTCTTAAAGAATTATAGTAATATATCAGAAACTATTGTACAGAAGAGAATGTCTATTTCAGGTGTGGATGAAGATGAAGAAGCACTTGATATGTTAAAATTCCAAAATGCTTATAATCTTGCTTCAAAAATGATACAGACTATGAGTGAGATGTATGATCGGTTGATTTTGGAAACCGGTGTATAA